In Pseudophryne corroboree isolate aPseCor3 chromosome 7, aPseCor3.hap2, whole genome shotgun sequence, a single window of DNA contains:
- the HYLS1 gene encoding centriolar and ciliogenesis-associated protein HYLS1 has product MSVKASQEQKYISGNMYEISSSEPLSVSEQSRYSSAEDSSPGNVSVSEEDLRNELSLLGYPSVPHKRFLQFKEDLEHLMRSQKPVDLSPASSGGGAEAEKENNPVTLSWPISSTASSQAPGQRDGPDSYSKHTVRVGGLSFGKQRPPALTRKVLRRKSDGQVQVCDESLLSSLTETGDEDMTVSSEVTRPESVGEQSIDCIKSFIRLPPYSLLDQYRQRSDPVGRYHGYKQSWDALQGAQERSKKELRWEVRERMMSAPPLPLPRPLPTPNSYVIPTDKKRYGLRWAIRQDLVNGNIPRGSSS; this is encoded by the coding sequence ATGTCTGTGAAAGCCAGCCAGGAACAGAAGTATATCTCTGGGAACATGTATGAAATCAGCTCTTCTGAGCCTCTGTCAGTATCAGAGCAATCACGGTACAGTTCTGCAGAAGACTCTTCTCCCGGGAACGTGTCTGTCTCAGAGGAAGACCTCCGCAATGAGCTGTCTCTTCTGGGATATCCCTCTGTTCCCCACAAGAGGTTTCTACAGTTTAAGGAAGACCTGGAACATCTGATGCGAAGTCAGAAGCCAGTAGATTTATCCCCGGCATCTTCAGGAGGTGGAGCTGAGGCTGAAAAGGAGAACAACCCGGTTACACTATCATGGCCCATCTCCTCCACCGCATCTAGCCAGGCTCCAGGGCAGCGAGATGGCCCCGACTCCTACAGCAAACATACAGTACGTGTGGGGGGCCTCAGCTTTGGGAAACAAAGGCCACCAGCACTAACACGCAAAGTTCTGCGCAGGAAAAGTGACGGGCAGGTCCAGGTGTGCGATGAGTCCTTGCTGTCTAGTCTGACGGAGACTGGAGATGAAGACATGACGGTATCTTCTGAAGTTACCCGACCAGAGTCAGTGGGGGAGCAGTCGATAGACTGCATAAAATCCTTTATCCGCCTTCCACCATATTCCCTACTTGACCAGTACAGGCAGCGCTCAGACCCTGTGGGCCGATATCATGGATATAAGCAGAGCTGGGATGCCCTACAGGGAGCACAAGAGCGGAGTAAAAAGGAGCTACGCTGGGAAGTCCGCGAGAGGATGATGTCTGCACCACCACTTCCTCTTCCCCGACCACTCCCTACCCCAAATTCCTATGTGATCCCCACGGATAAGAAGCGGTATGGGCTACGTTGGGCTATCAGGCAAGACCTAGTGAATGGGAACATTCCGCGGGGGAGCTCCTCATAG